AGGAGTCTCTCATTCTGTGTTCATGCTGTGGGATTTCACACTTCTGCAAGTAAGTGTCTCATGCAGGTGGCATGATACAGACTTTTGAGACTCAGCTCTGCACGTACACTTTGAATTCATTTTTGTAATCAAATGGTTCCAAAAGCTACCAGTGCCCCATTCTCCAGCAAAGCCTCCCCCTGCACAGGCtgccctgcccaccctcacataccatttgttttctgtaagTATTCCACCAAGTGAGCAGCCTCCTCTTGCAGTCGGTAGTCCTGATCTTCTTTCCCTACTCCCATTTTCCTCATTGTTGCAAGTCCAAAACgcctctgctgcttccagagatGACCATTAGAGAACATAACACCTAGTATCATAAGGAATTAATGCTGTCAATACCTTATAAATTATTGGATTAATACAGATGATACAGCCAAGAAGCttctcttctaatttttttcaaaattttgacAGCAGTCTGGCAAcattcctcttttctttcttcttgtattTTAGCCATTTATCTCCTGTATAGAAGTTCTTACATTAACTCTACACTGTCATTATTGTTCTGACAGAATATAGAATAGAACTGTTTCAAAACACTTGTGAAAGTAATAAACTTTTTTCCTGATGTAGTTTAAGGGCCTTGAGTCTCTACATCAATTTTCAGAACTAGGGATAGgacacattaaaataatttctgagaaTAATAATTACCATTTCCATGTGTCAGAATGTGAAGGATTCCGATTAAGGGCCTTCCAGCAACATCTTCAGCATGGGCAGTCAGACCTTCCTTCACTGCTTGAAACCCTTGCAGGACCACTGCAGGAGTGTTTGAAATCCATAAGGTGAAGATATCACCATGAATTTTGGACATCTGTAGAACAAAGTAGAATCAGAATAACAGGAGTGAGAACTAGTGCTTTTAAATCAAACAAGATGAACCACATCTTCTCCCTGGGCAGATGCCCTAAGTGTGACCAACTTTGAGAAGAGAGCATTGTGTGTGTTCTTACATACAATATAGTTTGAAGTCAGGTTTCTAGCTAAAGTCTCATTTATTAAAGATTATGGTATTTCTAAAATGTCAGCCAATATTGCCAAAGTCTCTTATCACATCTTACAATTCAAACTCATTGTAGACGAATTCTTCTATCCTCACCGTTTGCTACAAGACAGCAGTAACTCATTAATTCAATGTGAACCATCTACAGATTCTCCTTTGTGTGTCAAGTGTAGCAAAAGCAGACAAGGAGCTGAGTAATGACGGAATCACCCTCTCCTTTCTAGCTCAACTGTGACAGCCTTGTCTTCACCTGCTGTGCATGCAGGCATCACTAGAAGTGGGCAGGACAGTCCTTCCCCTGGCTGCTGAATCAGGAACTAGAAAAGTAGCAAAATAGGCTGGAAAGAGTGGTGTGTTGCCAAGACATCCCAAGAAATGCAGGACCAGAGGATTACAAAATTTTGCTGCCTGGGAGCAAACAAGAGGGAACACTTATGCACAGTGAGCAAAAATGTATGTGCTTGTGCTTGCACATTtgtgtttaatttcatttttgtaagGACCAGTTAATGGCTTTTGAAACCTTGGGATGAGCAATACTACTCTTCAGGTCTGGAATGtcagaaatagaagaaaacacagcagacaGGCACTGGCTATTATTTCATGTTATGGAATAATACCACTTTGCCTTGAAATACGCAGCTTGAGAGGACAGAACTGGCAGGACATGGAAGAaccagggaaagggaaggttGAGAACAAAGAGGGAGAGTGAGGTGCTATTACTTACatatttaaatgttaaatatttaatatcaaTGCATAAGAACTATAAAACAACAGGATACAAACTTTAGAAGTGCTGCACATTACAACTGGACTTAGAAAAGGGTTTGAGCATACTATGAATTATTTTGGCCACTTAAAAGCTCAGTCTTGCTAAGCAGACTGAAATGTCTTGTGAAAATGACCAAATTCTGACCAAATGgtatgtcagaaaaaaattgattctAAGACCTTTCAAAAAATCCATTGAATAAGTATATAAAAAGATCATCCTTTCTATACTGGAAGCACACATGCCTTCAGTACCTATTTCATGGGATACTAGAAAATGCCAGTACAACAACAGTCAAAACAGAGATGCAAAAGACTGCACAGAATTAATGAGTCTActttaaaatgcatctttttccTATGTGTAAGACAGGACTGTTATCATCACTATGGTTTTGTTCATATGCACATAAGGTTTTAAATAGATATTTCATAGTAAGTGCAAATTTTCACTCCAAGaaacagatattttaattaTCTCCACCTACTTCCACATTTATGCAATTTACAATAAATCCCTTTCTAGCATTCAAAATAAGACTGTGCTAAACACATTTACTTTTCAGTCAGGTTATGagtcttttaattaatttctggaaaaTACATACTTTTTTAAGATGCTCATGATGAATTTTGAAGTTCATCTGCAACAGATTTCCAAAGAAGGGGTACGGAGTTGGTCCCGGAGGAAATTGTCTTCTCATCCATTGCAATTTCAGAAACTGTACCAACAACAGAGACACCACAGAAAGTACCAGCACCTCACTCACTGTTAACATTTTACTTCTAATTTACACAGCTACGTTGTCTCTCAACAACTGCTGTGTAGACAGAGGAGAGATCCAGTTTATCTTGCTGTTGTGGTACCTccctgaaaagagaaaaaactgttGAAGCTCCTGTGACTAGCCTTCTTCCCCTCTTCATCACTTTTATTTCCCCATCCCAGAGAATTAGGTGTTCTTATTTTGAAGCATATATGGCATCATTCCATTACATTGCAGCTACACATCTGTCAATCATTGTCTCCTCAAGGGATACAAAATGTAGGTTAATTATACATGTACTTGTGCCATGATTTCTGCTGTGACAAAAATCTCTGCCCACGGTCCTGGTTTCATAGAAAACCTCTTGcaagaatgagaaataaataaaatttcctgAGGGTTGGCTGCACACCCAAGGACAGTGGGGTTACTGAAAAGTTCAGGCTCATCAGTAGCCATCACATGCACCAACCACGTGCTCTGTTACTTAACTCACCCCATACTGTTGATTCTGGTGTTCTCTGCTattcctttaatatttttcctcacagtttATATTGCAAGGTGTTTGGGGGGTGGCTCTACCTTTTAATTTTGTGCCTAGGGCACATAGAGCATAAAAGACTCCAACTGATCATTGGGTAACAGGAGTTTGATGGTACCCAAGTGCCCTCACAGTCCGTgctcagctgcacagggaagtgGGGCTGCATTGTGTCCTTGAtcaagcagaaagcaaaatttcttCACCCCTCCACCTGCCTCTGGCTAATTCCACTGGATTGCCTGCAGGAGGAACAAAAATGACATACAGCTGCCTCTGAAAACTTCTTTCACAAGTGCTCTCATGCAACTGAGCAACTCCAGCTCTGCAAAGGGTGGCATTTGGACATGGACAACAGAGATTTGGCACTTGCACAGGAATAGCATTATcctataataataatagcatCATAGACTCCGCTCATCTGATTTAGCAGCATGTGGCACTCTGGGAAGTCACCTAGATGGCCTTGCTGCTCATGTACCAAACTTACAGAACTGTCACACCAAGAAATAAAAGTTGTGAGGTGTGAAGCGAGTTGGTTTACTCCAGAAGCAGGGCAGAGAAATAACATTTATCCATCTTGCTGGTCAGTGATGGAACTGAGAGCTGGAATCAACCTGAAAAACTGAATTACCCACTTCGGAGACCACTTTTGGGACTCGTAGTTCCTTCACTGGTGTTGCATTTTCTGTATCTCAAACTTCTCCCAACTCTGAGAACTTTTCCAAAGTGTTCCTGGGAAAAGActcacagccccacagcctgcCTGCCCTGCATAGTCCCCTGCACTGGCTGCTCTACTTCTCCTGTCTCTCCAGGGTTACTCTGACTTTTCCACACAGATTAGCCACATTCTCATGATTGCACCTCTTAGCCTAGACATGAACTCTTTGCATGCAGAAACCAGAGATGTTAGAGGGGATAGAAATTGCTTTTCTCCTCATACAAGATGGTGCTGGAGGATTGGGAAGACAGAAGCCTGATAAGGTTTTGTAAGCTGTATTTGCCACAGCTTCCATGAATGAGAATTGAATGCCTGGGGAGGCAGGAGTTAGAGCTGGCTGAGCTCAGAAGAACAGAAAGGTATCCCTCTAACCAGTGAATCCTCCTCCTTTCACTCTTGGCAGAAGAGCTGCTGGCCCATTCTCTTCTCCACCTTCCATTCAGCCTGTGACATGATGGATAAACAGAACAATGCCAACTAGCCCTTGAAGCATGCTTGCAATAACAAAGTCTTTTCTTCAAGGAAGGAAAGTGGTAGAGTGACAGTAGCCCTCACTCTAGTGAGAGTTAGTAACCCTCACTCTGACCTTGGTTTTTAAATCTGACTGGGTGGGTAACAAGGCCAGTCTCACAGTGAGAGTGGCTTCTGGCTCTTGCCCTCCACTAGCTCTGCTTAGGCACTGCTCCTGCCAGGTGCACCTTGCACAGCCCTTCCCTCAGTGTGCACTTGGACGCAGAAGGCTCAGCTCAGCTGTCAGAAGGCTGCTTGTGTGCAGCTGCCCTTCTGCTCACAGAAAACTCTCAGCAGCTTTGATTCTCCCACAGCTTTTGGGGAACACTACATCAATGTCTTCTGCCCTGCCCCTCATTGCAGGCACCAGGCTTTGCTGCACAAGACTGCAAAGACTGCAAGCTGCCCCTGGAACTGTGCTTTTGGGCATCAATGAAGAGACATGGCCAACCTAATCTGCTATACATTACTGTCATTATGAACCCTGCTGTGTGAGAGAACCCCCTCTGTCACAGAAATGCCTCTCACATGCACCACAAGAGTGtatgtccaaaaaaaaaaaaaaaaaaatcaatttcctGGCCAGCCCACTGGTCCGTATCTGTTTCCACCCACTGTGTTTCACCAGTAGTGGGGCTCCCCTCTGCAATTCTCCAGCAGGCAATAGGAGGGGTTTGCCTTTGCTCTTGGCCTGAGTCATGAACCTCACACCCAAATGAAGAACCATCTGCCCATGGCTCTTGGCTAAAGAGACAAAGCTGCTCCATGCAAGCTGAGATGCCCCTCCACAACTCTGTTCCCATGCAGCCATACCTGGGAGCTCCAGCAATCCCCAGAGCCACCACCTCTGGGAACAGCATTCCCATACACCACTCTGGATTTGAGAATGTGTGGGAAGACTCGTCAGAATCTGGCTTTGATGTTCCTGCTCCCTCCAGTAAGATTCTGCTGAGTTTCTAGTAAGACTAGACAGCACAATAATTGTCTatgtttatttcatttgtaacacagcagagaaaaaaaaagtacagacaCTTTCCAGACATAAGAAAACGAGAGTATTTTTCAGGGCTGGCTTCTCAGACACGTAACACAACAAGGATAGGTTTGCACTGAATTTAAGCTAAAAATTAGAACTATAAAGCTTCACAAATACCAGCACACTACCACACCTGTGTCTGTGCCTCTTAAATATCGAACACAGAGCAACCTAGCGCAGAACTGCACAGAGCTTGTATGGATGGGGTTTCATGGTGCTCCCAAAGATAAAGTCTGTGTTGATTTCCTTAACTCCTTCTGGCACAGTAAACTTGAATTTCTGCAACAGGCTGCAGAAGATGATGAAAAACTCCATCTTAGCCATCACCTCTCCCAGACAAACACGGTGACCTGCAAAGggtgaagggaaagggaagtCAGTCCCCACCAAGGTCTGTAACCAGCACCTGTTTCCCAGCTTTTCACAGGAGCACTGCTCATCAAGGAACAAAGAGCTTTGCTGAGTTTGACAGTTTTCTCTCAGATTGAACTGGACTCATAATTGAGATGTCTGCAATCCATCTTTGCAGGAACTGCCCAGATAATAGAAAAACATACCAGGGATGCTTCTCAGAAGTTTCATTCTTGCTTCCTAATCTATAGGACTCCCCAGTTTTATGAAAGGGGTTTCAGTCTTTTGATtctaaataaaaacaacaagaaaGCATCTTCAGGTTTCCTCACGGTTTCTACTTACTACAGGCTGACTTATCTTCCCTAATAACAGTGAAAAATCAGAAGACAGAGAACATTCTACACCTGATGAAACATTTTCCTACATAATAGTTTTAGTGAAAACAACTtgttaaagaaaaatctcttcccaGTTTATCAATTAACTCTGTCCAGGATATAATTCCCAGAGACAGTGAAAAACTCTGAAATACAGTGGTCAGATCAATTTGGGTGTGAGAAACCAATTCCTCTTCTGCCCAGTTTAGACCAGAAACTTGAGCCTGACATTTTCACATCTCAGCTGATGGCTCTGACAGCCTGGCTATTCCCTTCTGGCATGATCCCCAagagcttttgtttgtttaagcttCTACAAACTCACACACTGGTGAAACAGTGATTCCAGAAGCTCCATAGGAAAGACATAGCCTTCTGGATGTATTTGATCCAGCTTCTGGATCTTCCATTCATCTCTCTGTGCTGataaatactgaatttttaatacaaaataaatcagctccagcacagcagcctgtcATAGAATATCCACTGTAATACACTAACCTGGCATATGCAGAGGAGGACCAAGGGCAACAGTGCAAGGACTCGAGTCCCCAAGCGATTGGGAATTCTGGGACCTtactccttttattttctctgcattttcattaaaatctaAGATCAAGTGTTTATACAATTACCAAACAACTTATTTTTGCAGTCAAACGTTTTTCTGGGCTGGGAAAACCATGTGCTCCTGCAGTTTGGGGTTATTATTAGTTTGGGGTTACACTCCCCTTTGCGTTCTCCACAAAGAAATAACAGATCTTCATCTAACCAATACACCTGGTTCTCAGTACACTCACCTGCTGAGAAGGCTAAGAAGGCCTCTCGAGTCACAAAATTTCCATCCTTGTCCAAGAAATGGCCAGGGTTGAACTGGTGAGGGGTCTCCCAATAGGCAGGGTCAAAAAGAGTAGAGTCTATATTTGCCATAATTAGAGTGCCCTGAAAGGAAGATGCAGTTGGCACAGTTCTGTCCCTCACACATCAAGAAAAGGACACAAACAGATTCCAGTTATAATTGTGCAcatggagaggcagcagcaatgAAAGGTTACAtaattaggggaaaaaaagaatctcaAGGgttctgaggggtttttttctcaaaaaataaataagcaaagaaaCTTCAGTATTTTGGGTTCAGGGATTTTCCTGCTGTATTCCTTCATGTCTCTTTTTCCAGTCTGTTAGCAACTGCCACAGAATGTGTGGTCTGCAGTTCTTTAGCACCTTATCCTAAATCTAGTGAAATGATCTTCCTGTCCTGAGCTGGAGGGGAATGGATTTATTGGTAAACCTTTACTCGTGGCCAAAGACCACATTAGAATAGAAGGATTTCTGTACCTTTGGAACATGATACCCCAAAACAGTGGTATccttcacagcttctctaggaaTTGTGATCAGAACAATGCTGCTGAAGCGGAGGATCTCATGAATCACGGCGTTTGTGTAGGGCAGCTTCTTCCGATCCTCATAGCAGATGAGATGGGAGGGACTCAGAACAGCATCCAGCTCTTCCTGGACTTTCTCTAAAATTACAGATTTAAGAACACTGTTTTGCATGCAACAgagctttcatttcttttttggAGTATAGTAGTGATAGAGAAAAActacaatataaaaataatttatacttACCATATCCTAAAGTGTAAGCACATTTATACAACCAGCTAGTTATGATTTTACTACACTCTGTTTCCTAGTTGATAGGTTCTATGTTCAGACCCTCTTTCTGCAAGCCCAACAGATTTATGGAGCATTATATttaaaggagggagagaaaactAAATATAAAAAGATCATCTTATTAAGAGATCAATTCAGTTAAGCTGTTGATTTTACTCCAGGTAAATACAGACTGACAGCACACTAATGAGGATGTTGCAAGCAAGCCATCACATCAAGCTGATATCTATGTAATGCTGAGAACTGAGACAGGATCATATTACTGAACCATCACCATGTGTGAACCAAGCTTCAGTAACTAACACACCTTATACAGTCTCAGATGGTTTGGGCTCAGATTTTATACTTAAAATTCAGGctagaaagataaaaagagtttttttctttaaaatttgtcAGAGTTTGAAatgcatgtgtgtgcacaggGCTCTGTTCTTCCAGGATTCTAGCACCTCAAGCATAAGAATTTCTAGCCCTCAGCCTGAGAGTCAAGAACATGTACTTGGCTAAGTAATTCATCACCTCTGAAAACCCTCTACCAAATCATCCAAAAACTTTAAACTAGTGCACAACTATGCTCTTGTCCAGAATTTCTGAGTCATCTTTTTGTCTTCCCATTAttgtcttccttttctgtttaaCACTCCCGTATATCAGAATAAATATATCTATTTTACAGAAATACAACTGATGTCTCAGTTAATGAATTCAAATAATATAACCTTATTACACATTCTGGATACCAGAAGAGCATCACTTTTTCCCTAACCCAAACTCTTATTTCAGCTCATGTGTTTTCAGCCTGACTGTATCCTCCATTATATGcttaaaatactgaaacaatCTGACAAAAATCAACAAGACCCAATACAGCACCAGAAGCTGAATAtcctggaattatttttaaatctttgtctgaaattttttttacagcagtggcttattaaaagcaaagctcaaaaattatctgaaagaaaaacaaagcttaatcttaaaaaaatgcTTGATCTTAgccaaaaaaaggggaaaaagtatAACAGAAAATTGTTCTACTTGAATCACACCTGTGTTTGTGTCTACACCTCACCTTGGATGTCAGGATAAATCAACATATAGAGCAGAGCCCAGCGCAGAGTGGTGGCTGTGGTCTCTGAGCCACCCAGGAAAAGGTCAAACACAGACTGCACCATGTTGTCTTCATCAAATGTAGAATTGGGGACATTTTTAGCCTGCAAGCATCAATGAGAAAGGTAACATGGGGTATAGCTGCGTAACAGCACTGAGACAGACAGTGATCATTGCATCTAAAGGAACAATATTTCTAAAGGACAGAGAAAATACAGGTACTTGAGCAGAACACAGATATAGGCAAAGACACTACTCAAACGAGTACCCTGATATTGTTGCATTACAGGTGCTGTTAAATATGTCAGGTGTATAAACCCTGTTATGCTGCCTTCTAAAGTGGCATGTTGACTTCTCTTAACttccacagcagaaaaacatatttcaagGTAGTTTTATCCCACCCTTGCCACTCTCAGCACATTTGCTGATTTCATCAATCTATCTGATATATAATGTTATCCTTTTAAAGATCTATGCTTTTTACAGAGCAGAGACTGCCAACATTTTAAGATTGTCATGATACTCATACAACACTACAAAGCCAAAAATAATACAATAAGGCAAAAAGAATCAGAATTAGACAGCCATCAAAATACCTGCACCTTTTCAAGGTCCTCCCTACTACCCAGCCCTCACTAAGGGTCCACAGTATGATAAACCAATGTAAATAATGTGTACTTCTGGAACAAGCTATTGAACTAACTGTTCAAAGTTCATATTTTGAGTTTGACAGCAGAGTTTTTAAGCTGCacttgcagagctctgcagtaATGTTATTGTGGACAGACAactgcagggaaggggcaggaaaCCCATTAAGTTTGGATCTGTGTCATGTACAGCATTAATTACTCACTTTCTCTAGCTGCTTCAAGTAAAAGTCAATGAAATCTTCTGGTTCATCtattctgcctttttctctgtGGCTTTTGATTTCCTGCCTTACAAAGGAACgcacaaaatcccaggaaaGTTTTGTTTTATGTAGAGGTCCTGGGAGGCACATCGCAGCCCACGGGAATGTTTCACATATCTGGGGAGCAAGAATTCAGCACAGAGGCAGTAAGTTACACTGTAGAGAAGCCTTGTGATAGAGATAAAGCACGGACATTTTTAGTGCTGAATtgctgaattaatttctgtagGAAATATCCTGTGGCATCAAAAAAGAAGTGTTGAGTACATGTTGAGCGCATAAACACACATTAAAACCACAAATTAAAGACAGCACACTTTCCACCCTGGATTTTTTGCCATCCTTACTGCAAAACTCCATTTATACTTGCCCTGTTAATTCACCAACAAaataatctgcttttaaaatataaatctaATGTTAATAAACATTTATACCTATTACATtagcacacagaaaaaaaaaaaaaaaaatcattctcttTCATTCTCACCCTGGGTATCATCTTTTCATCTTAACAATACTGGTGCTTCCATTACAGAAAAGGTCAGTAATCCAAGTATTCTAATAAAGATTATTAATACCATATTCATAATTGAATTACGTCAAACCCAAAGCACTGCAGGTCCACTTCATATTCACAGTCAGAATATTTATCACTATTCAATAATGCAATAACTGTAATAATACACATACTGATATAATTATATTACAATAAATAATGTGCTCAATAATCAAATACATTGCATATTAAGTAAGTAATATTCTCACATAATAAAAGTGGCTGTTCCCAAAAGCCACTATACAATTGAAGGCTTCAATCAGCTGGCGGAAGGTTTTATCCTCTAGGGAGAAACGATGTCCAAAAACCACAGCACAAATCACATTAGAGACAGCGTGGACAATAGGGAAGGAAGGGTCAATAGCTTCTCCTGCAGACAGAGAGAAACATTCATCTCCAAAGCACTTCCTTCACACCTCCTTTGCTATTTGGGAAAACAAGATTACAACGACATTTTATAATAGGTGCCCTCTATGATATTTATACTGTTACACAGAAACACCCAAAATGCACTAGGAAATGTAACAAAAGAGAAACCTCGCTCAAAAATGAGGACAGGAAGACCTCAAATCTTTAACTACTGGccctggttttttgttttctttcctttttgctttttctctttttttttttttttttttaattaatctcaGTCTTGGTGTTGATCCTAAAATACAAATTGCTGAGGTCCAACTGCACAGTTTTGCTTGCACTGCAAATCCAAGGAGTGCTCCAAATCCATTCTACTCTGTAACAAAAGTAGTCTTTACCCTTAGAGTCGATCAGACTCTGTATTGTGTCAGCCCACCGAGCACTGTGGCCATGCCATACCTGCTTTATCTCTGAAGAACTCGACCAGGTAACGGGCCTCAGTTTGTATCCCACGCTCCATTCCTttattccccattcccagttttcGGAGAGTTCCAATTCCAAAATGTCTCTGTTGTTTCCAGATGAGACCATTTGAGACCAAGATACCTTTAGCCATCAAGCATGAATTTTATGTCATATTAATGTTCATACAATTGTAAATGATAAACACAGTAAGAGTCATTTTCTCATCCTGCTGTCACTCAAAGAGGAGAGACACATCATGGCAGTGTTCTTTGAATTGAATGTTGCTAGAGGCAGAGAAAACACCTTGGTTAAGATATTCCCACCCCTGCAAAAAACCCACTTGGATCTCTGAACTCACACACCTGCCTTCCAACCCTAGTCCTATTCTTTCTGAAGCATCTGTCTCTAGCCTTTGGGGGATCCTGTTCTACCAGGCTCTTTACACCCAATATCGAGTTCTCATCCTGGAAAGGTCCCTCCTGGGGAGACAACAGAGCCAGGGCAAAAACCACCCAGCCaaaacaagagaaggaaaaacaggcTTTAGCCAATCTGCAAACAGCTTCTTAGGACTCGAGTTCCTGTGGGACAGAAAGAAATtccaggctgctctgctgtgagtCTGTGTTCTAGCAGAAACCACCCAGCACGAATCATTTAATCTGCCTGGTGAGGAAGTTTCCTCCACCAGTCTAGCCCGCACGTCCCCTGGAAAAGCCAGCTTGCTCCCCAAAACAGCTGCTTCATTACAGACTAGGATAATTCTCCCCTATTCCTTCTGCTGTCCTGGGAACCAGGGACAGGCAGGTGGCATTCGTGTTGCAGAGTCACAAACttgcagctgagctgcagctgtttgTTAAAGCCATCTCTGCTACACATTGCGAGTTTTAGGGCACTTGTCACAACCCAGCTACTTTTCTCCACAGCACTCAGATAAAAAGTGGCAATACAGATCCTTCCAAATGGGCTGAAATGGCCCCAGACTTAATCATCTCTACACCTTAAAGTGGTTTTTCCCTACTTACATTAGCTAGTATCACAAATTAAAGCTTTCCAGACTGTAGTTCACGTGAAACAAATCCTGAGGATAGAGGCATCTACTGTATATTCTCTGGATTAGAGGCTGctggaaaaaagttatttctgttttaaacacagCACTGTCTTTAGTCTCCACCCACTGTGATTCAGCAGTGTCTGTGATAGCACAATATGAAGCTCTGAACATGAATATGTTGCATCCACAATCTGGCTAATAAATTTAAAGCTCCAGTGTTTCTCCAAAGTTCTGTATATGCTTTCCTTACAGTAACCTTTGCTGTAAACAAGCAACTGGAGCATAAGGATTTACTTTAGTCTCAGCTTGCAGAGGAGGCTGCGAGCTCCAGATTATTTCAAATGAGGACACGCTGACAGCACTAAGAATGGACAAACAAGACCGTGCTGCTCTGATAAGATTCTGAAATACATATGTGACTTCACTTAGGGTGAAGCTACAGAATTATATGATTCACCTtgaacagacagaaaaagtCAGTTGGCAACTAAGGGCttttcagtaagaaaaacatgaaaggaaacaaagtcaAGGATTAAGTCCTTCCACAGATACGAACATCTTACCCTTTCCACTTGCCATTTTATTGAAAACATAGGTCTGTAGTCGCCCCGAAACATCCTCTGAGTTGGTGGTGAGACCATTCTTCACAGCTTGGAACCCATAGAGCACCACCATAGGTCTGTGACCCAACCACAGGGTGCAGATGTTGCCATAGGTTTTTGCCAGCTGCAGGTAAGATCAATGCCAAAAAAATACCCATGGGAGAAACAtcaacaaacacacacacaatgggctgctctcttccagctcaggggtTCAGGAGGTGGAAAGGGACAGTGGCTGTGTT
This genomic window from Corvus hawaiiensis isolate bCorHaw1 chromosome 10, bCorHaw1.pri.cur, whole genome shotgun sequence contains:
- the LOC125330664 gene encoding cytochrome P450 2J2-like isoform X2 gives rise to the protein MVVLYGFQAVKNGLTTNSEDVSGRLQTYVFNKMASGKGILVSNGLIWKQQRHFGIGTLRKLGMGNKGMERGIQTEARYLVEFFRDKAGEAIDPSFPIVHAVSNVICAVVFGHRFSLEDKTFRQLIEAFNCIVAFGNSHFYYICETFPWAAMCLPGPLHKTKLSWDFVRSFVRQEIKSHREKGRIDEPEDFIDFYLKQLEKAKNVPNSTFDEDNMVQSVFDLFLGGSETTATTLRWALLYMLIYPDIQEKVQEELDAVLSPSHLICYEDRKKLPYTNAVIHEILRFSSIVLITIPREAVKDTTVLGYHVPKGTLIMANIDSTLFDPAYWETPHQFNPGHFLDKDGNFVTREAFLAFSAGHRVCLGEVMAKMEFFIIFCSLLQKFKFTVPEGVKEINTDFIFGSTMKPHPYKLCAVLR
- the LOC125330664 gene encoding cytochrome P450 2J2-like isoform X1, whose protein sequence is MIRVWRCETMISVILISLVLFLLSAQFLSLQWKSRGFPPGPTPFPIIGSFWWINFRADHGSLEKLAKTYGNICTLWLGHRPMVVLYGFQAVKNGLTTNSEDVSGRLQTYVFNKMASGKGILVSNGLIWKQQRHFGIGTLRKLGMGNKGMERGIQTEARYLVEFFRDKAGEAIDPSFPIVHAVSNVICAVVFGHRFSLEDKTFRQLIEAFNCIVAFGNSHFYYICETFPWAAMCLPGPLHKTKLSWDFVRSFVRQEIKSHREKGRIDEPEDFIDFYLKQLEKAKNVPNSTFDEDNMVQSVFDLFLGGSETTATTLRWALLYMLIYPDIQEKVQEELDAVLSPSHLICYEDRKKLPYTNAVIHEILRFSSIVLITIPREAVKDTTVLGYHVPKGTLIMANIDSTLFDPAYWETPHQFNPGHFLDKDGNFVTREAFLAFSAGHRVCLGEVMAKMEFFIIFCSLLQKFKFTVPEGVKEINTDFIFGSTMKPHPYKLCAVLR
- the LOC125330664 gene encoding cytochrome P450 2J2-like isoform X4, producing the protein MVSPPTQRMFRGDYRPMFSIKWQVERVSWSQMVSSGNNRDILELELSENWEWGIKEWSVGYKLRPVTWSSSSEIKQICETFPWAAMCLPGPLHKTKLSWDFVRSFVRQEIKSHREKGRIDEPEDFIDFYLKQLEKAKNVPNSTFDEDNMVQSVFDLFLGGSETTATTLRWALLYMLIYPDIQEKVQEELDAVLSPSHLICYEDRKKLPYTNAVIHEILRFSSIVLITIPREAVKDTTVLGYHVPKGTLIMANIDSTLFDPAYWETPHQFNPGHFLDKDGNFVTREAFLAFSAGHRVCLGEVMAKMEFFIIFCSLLQKFKFTVPEGVKEINTDFIFGSTMKPHPYKLCAVLR
- the LOC125330664 gene encoding cytochrome P450 2J2-like isoform X3, with protein sequence MVSPPTQRMFRGDYRPMFSIKWQVERRHFGIGTLRKLGMGNKGMERGIQTEARYLVEFFRDKAGEAIDPSFPIVHAVSNVICAVVFGHRFSLEDKTFRQLIEAFNCIVAFGNSHFYYICETFPWAAMCLPGPLHKTKLSWDFVRSFVRQEIKSHREKGRIDEPEDFIDFYLKQLEKAKNVPNSTFDEDNMVQSVFDLFLGGSETTATTLRWALLYMLIYPDIQEKVQEELDAVLSPSHLICYEDRKKLPYTNAVIHEILRFSSIVLITIPREAVKDTTVLGYHVPKGTLIMANIDSTLFDPAYWETPHQFNPGHFLDKDGNFVTREAFLAFSAGHRVCLGEVMAKMEFFIIFCSLLQKFKFTVPEGVKEINTDFIFGSTMKPHPYKLCAVLR